A genomic region of Salinibacter pepae contains the following coding sequences:
- a CDS encoding glucose-1-phosphate adenylyltransferase — MSTSLDNSILTVILGGGKGTRLYPLTKLRAKPAVPLAGRYRLIDVPVSTSINSGITRIFVLTQYNSASLNRHLARAYQFDRFSNGFVSILAAEQTPSSKDWFQGTADAVRRSLPHIEGHRHRHVLILSGDQLYSMDYRKMLAHHRETDADVTLGTIPVTADDATSFGILKTDDEHIITEFHEKPDRDELNGLDSPVGPALDDEGRVYHASMGMYIFDREPLHELLDANPNDHDFGNQIIPKAIDKMRVASYPFSDYWSDIGTIRSFYEANLMLAEPEPPFSLYDPNRPLYTRARMLPPAKVQNSTVQDSLITEGSLVENSQISKSVVGIRSYVGPDTTLKNTVMMGADHFRWHDMEERGFVEGPANPGIGENSYVEGAIIDKNVSVGKRCIIKNRDNVQEAEEDLYHIRDGIVVIPKNTRIPDDTII, encoded by the coding sequence ATGTCTACGTCGCTCGACAACTCCATCCTGACCGTCATCCTCGGTGGCGGCAAGGGCACCCGCCTCTATCCCCTCACCAAGCTGCGCGCCAAGCCGGCCGTGCCCCTCGCCGGGCGCTACCGACTGATCGACGTGCCCGTCTCCACGAGCATCAACTCGGGCATCACCCGCATCTTTGTCCTGACCCAGTACAACTCGGCCAGCCTCAACCGCCACCTAGCCCGGGCTTACCAGTTCGACCGCTTCAGCAACGGCTTCGTGTCCATCCTGGCGGCCGAGCAGACCCCCTCGTCGAAGGACTGGTTCCAGGGCACCGCCGACGCGGTGCGCCGCAGCCTGCCCCACATCGAGGGCCACCGGCACCGCCACGTGCTCATCCTGTCGGGGGACCAGCTCTACTCGATGGACTACCGCAAGATGCTGGCCCACCACCGGGAGACCGACGCGGACGTCACGCTCGGCACCATTCCGGTGACGGCCGACGACGCCACCTCCTTCGGCATCCTGAAGACCGACGACGAGCACATCATCACCGAATTCCACGAAAAGCCCGACCGCGACGAGCTCAACGGCCTGGACAGCCCGGTCGGCCCCGCCCTCGACGACGAAGGCCGCGTCTACCACGCCTCGATGGGCATGTACATCTTCGACCGCGAGCCCCTGCACGAGCTGCTCGACGCCAACCCGAACGACCACGACTTCGGCAACCAGATCATCCCGAAGGCGATCGACAAGATGCGGGTGGCGAGCTACCCGTTCTCCGACTACTGGAGCGACATCGGCACCATCCGCTCCTTCTACGAGGCGAACTTGATGCTGGCGGAGCCGGAGCCGCCCTTCAGCCTCTACGACCCGAATCGCCCCCTCTACACCCGCGCCCGGATGCTGCCCCCGGCGAAGGTCCAAAACTCGACCGTCCAGGACTCGCTCATCACGGAGGGCAGCCTCGTCGAAAACAGCCAAATTTCCAAGTCCGTCGTCGGCATCCGCTCGTACGTCGGCCCCGACACCACCCTCAAGAACACGGTCATGATGGGGGCCGACCACTTTCGGTGGCACGACATGGAGGAGCGCGGCTTCGTGGAGGGCCCGGCCAACCCCGGCATCGGGGAGAACTCCTATGTCGAGGGCGCCATCATCGACAAGAACGTCTCCGTCGGCAAGCGGTGCATCATCAAAAACCGGGACAACGTGCAGGAGGCCGAGGAGGACCTCTACCACATCCGCGACGGGATCGTCGTCATTCCGAAGAATACGCGCATCCCGGACGACACCATTATCTGA
- a CDS encoding RNA polymerase sigma factor, which translates to MELPQPCTADDPTIEALKAGNEHAFRCLFEEERERLRRFVVKLIEDADEAENIVQETFAEAYRQIEDFRGEASVSTWLFSIAKHLAYGHLRTSDRHNYLEHDTIEFLQVDRDDSVSGTQQEVERSERKQIVHDALQELPDHYRRVVQLRDLEEKSTAEAAEQLDLTEVNVRVRLHRARKALREHLCERMGC; encoded by the coding sequence ATGGAACTGCCCCAGCCCTGCACCGCCGACGACCCGACGATTGAGGCCCTCAAGGCCGGCAACGAGCACGCGTTCCGGTGCCTGTTCGAGGAGGAGCGCGAACGGCTCCGCCGCTTCGTGGTCAAGCTGATCGAGGACGCCGACGAAGCGGAAAACATCGTCCAGGAGACCTTTGCCGAGGCCTACCGCCAGATCGAGGACTTTCGGGGTGAGGCGTCGGTATCGACCTGGCTGTTTTCCATCGCGAAGCACCTGGCGTACGGCCACCTCCGCACGAGCGACCGGCACAACTACCTCGAGCACGACACCATCGAGTTTCTGCAGGTCGACCGGGACGACTCCGTCAGCGGGACGCAGCAGGAGGTGGAGCGGTCCGAGCGCAAGCAGATCGTGCACGATGCCCTCCAGGAGCTGCCGGACCACTACCGGCGCGTGGTGCAGCTGCGGGACCTGGAGGAGAAGTCGACCGCGGAGGCGGCCGAGCAGCTCGACCTCACGGAGGTCAACGTGCGGGTTCGGCTCCACCGGGCCCGGAAGGCCCTCCGCGAACACCTCTGTGAACGGATGGGGTGTTAA
- a CDS encoding MBL fold metallo-hydrolase yields MNFLALGDTDGIGASCHFLDLNGSGIALDAGTDPQRDGPDSLPRFDWVGDRADSYVDHTLVTHAHHDHMGSLPVLVRRFPHAMAHMTDATKKLLDILLPASARLQEKRRDRGETTHEPLFTEDELEALHHLYLTHDLGQGFDLTGPKGQSSVTGRFFSAGHILGSAGVELQFEEGGRDRRVFYTSDTNMQAQTIIPGGEYPDSTDVLILESTQGAEPEAAATSRPEERDRFRKTLSQVLARGGTALIPVFVMGRAQEILVLLGQLKREGAIPADVPIYTAGSMRAIAGVYDDTRTTTPRVDASDEVYAVDQERVPYESEAKREILDGPGIMVVSSGMMIEPTLSNVLARRMVENEDDAVLLVGHPAEGTPARRLQDAAAEGDGAPVMLADGHGPQPVYCTVERFRFSGHSDRRELLSLVERMTPETVLLIHGDPDAKDWMAAHIKEAHPETEVHRPEWGSVLDV; encoded by the coding sequence ATGAACTTTCTCGCTCTCGGAGACACCGACGGCATCGGCGCAAGCTGCCACTTTCTCGACCTCAACGGCAGCGGCATCGCCCTCGACGCGGGCACCGACCCGCAACGCGACGGCCCCGACTCGCTCCCTCGGTTCGACTGGGTGGGGGACCGGGCCGACAGCTACGTCGACCACACGCTCGTCACGCATGCCCACCACGACCACATGGGCAGCCTGCCGGTCCTGGTGCGCCGCTTTCCCCACGCCATGGCGCACATGACCGACGCGACGAAGAAGCTGCTCGACATTCTGCTGCCGGCCTCGGCCCGCCTCCAGGAGAAGCGACGGGACCGCGGCGAGACCACGCACGAGCCGCTCTTCACCGAGGATGAACTGGAGGCCCTGCACCACCTCTACCTCACCCACGACCTCGGGCAGGGGTTCGACCTGACGGGGCCGAAGGGACAATCGTCCGTCACGGGGCGCTTCTTCTCGGCCGGGCACATCCTCGGCTCGGCGGGCGTCGAGCTCCAGTTTGAAGAGGGAGGCCGCGACCGGCGGGTCTTCTACACGAGCGACACGAACATGCAGGCCCAGACCATTATTCCCGGGGGCGAGTACCCGGACAGCACGGACGTGCTGATCCTGGAATCCACCCAGGGGGCCGAGCCCGAGGCCGCGGCCACCAGCCGTCCGGAGGAGCGCGATCGGTTTCGGAAGACGCTCTCGCAGGTGCTCGCCCGGGGGGGCACGGCGCTAATTCCCGTGTTCGTGATGGGGCGGGCGCAGGAGATTTTGGTGTTGCTCGGCCAGCTCAAGCGGGAGGGGGCCATCCCGGCCGACGTGCCCATCTACACGGCCGGCTCCATGCGGGCCATTGCGGGGGTGTACGACGACACCCGCACGACCACCCCCCGCGTCGACGCGAGCGACGAGGTCTACGCCGTCGACCAGGAGCGGGTGCCCTACGAGTCGGAGGCGAAGCGTGAGATTCTGGACGGCCCCGGCATCATGGTCGTCAGCAGCGGCATGATGATCGAGCCGACCCTGTCGAACGTCCTGGCCCGGCGCATGGTCGAGAACGAGGACGACGCCGTGCTGCTGGTGGGCCACCCGGCAGAGGGGACGCCCGCGCGCCGCCTGCAGGACGCCGCCGCCGAGGGGGACGGGGCCCCGGTGATGCTGGCGGACGGGCACGGCCCACAGCCCGTGTACTGCACGGTCGAGCGCTTTCGCTTTTCCGGCCACAGCGACCGGCGCGAGCTTCTTTCCCTGGTCGAACGGATGACTCCCGAGACGGTGCTCCTCATCCACGGCGATCCCGACGCCAAGGATTGGATGGCCGCGCACATCAAGGAGGCCCACCCGGAGACGGAGGTGCACCGCCCCGAGTGGGGCAGCGTGCTCGACGTGTAG
- the glgA gene encoding glycogen synthase, translated as MKVAILTNEYPPNVYGGAGVHVEYLTRELATLDGGQHEIEVLCFGTQDETHDNLRVRGVAPDFELPRQDERHAKFMDAMARDLVMAGSVADADIIHGHTWYSHLAGCLAKQLTGGRLVLTTHSLEPHRPWKREQLGRGYDGSSWVEQTAYETADGVVAVSGAMKEDVQDLYDVGDADTQVIHNGIDVDQYRPRPDRSTLEEYGVDPDRPFVLFVGRITRQKGILHLVEAIHHFDDDVQVVLCAGAPDTDKIGAEMERRVETARAETDNRIVWLAEMLPREDVITMYTHASVFVCPSVYEPFGIINLEAMACETPVVASRVGGIPEIVVPDETGLLVDVDPTGGDDVEPADPDAFAHGLADGVNALMRDPERREQMGTAARRRVEAQFSWTAIAEQTLAFYKSLVGDGRS; from the coding sequence ATGAAAGTTGCGATCCTCACCAACGAGTACCCGCCTAACGTCTACGGCGGGGCCGGCGTGCACGTGGAGTACCTGACCCGCGAGCTGGCCACCCTGGACGGCGGCCAACACGAGATCGAGGTGCTCTGCTTCGGCACCCAGGACGAGACCCACGACAACCTGCGGGTGCGGGGCGTGGCGCCCGACTTCGAGCTGCCCCGCCAGGACGAGCGCCACGCCAAGTTTATGGACGCGATGGCGCGCGACCTGGTCATGGCCGGCTCCGTGGCCGACGCCGACATCATCCACGGCCACACCTGGTACTCGCACCTCGCCGGCTGCCTCGCCAAGCAACTGACCGGCGGCCGGCTGGTGCTCACCACCCACTCCCTGGAGCCGCACCGCCCCTGGAAGCGCGAGCAGCTCGGCCGCGGCTACGACGGCTCCTCGTGGGTGGAGCAGACCGCCTACGAGACCGCGGACGGCGTCGTGGCCGTCTCCGGCGCGATGAAGGAGGACGTGCAAGACCTCTACGACGTGGGCGACGCCGACACGCAGGTCATCCACAACGGCATCGACGTCGACCAGTACCGCCCGCGCCCCGACCGGTCGACGCTGGAAGAGTACGGGGTGGACCCCGACCGGCCGTTCGTGCTCTTCGTGGGCCGCATCACGCGGCAGAAGGGCATCCTGCACCTCGTGGAGGCGATCCACCACTTCGACGACGACGTCCAGGTCGTCCTCTGCGCGGGCGCCCCGGACACCGACAAGATCGGGGCGGAGATGGAACGACGGGTCGAGACGGCCCGGGCGGAGACAGACAACCGCATCGTGTGGCTCGCCGAGATGCTGCCGCGCGAGGACGTGATCACGATGTACACCCACGCCTCGGTCTTCGTCTGTCCCAGCGTGTACGAGCCGTTCGGCATCATCAACCTGGAGGCGATGGCCTGCGAGACGCCGGTCGTGGCCTCGCGCGTCGGCGGCATCCCCGAGATCGTGGTGCCCGACGAGACGGGCCTCCTCGTGGACGTGGACCCGACGGGCGGGGACGACGTGGAGCCCGCCGACCCCGACGCCTTCGCCCACGGCCTGGCCGACGGCGTGAACGCCCTCATGCGCGACCCGGAGCGGCGCGAACAGATGGGCACCGCGGCCCGGCGCCGCGTGGAGGCGCAATTCAGCTGGACCGCCATCGCGGAGCAGACGCTCGCCTTCTACAAGTCGTTGGTGGGCGACGGGCGCTCCTGA
- a CDS encoding metal-dependent hydrolase, which yields MDLTYFGHSTFQIETEDVTLLFDPFFEENPHTETDPGTLAPDVLLITHAHFDHFSDVEAVLEASAPLVISNFEITQYVQEEYGHDAIQPLNEGGSVEFDWGYVESTHARHSSSFPDGSYGGVPNGFVLELGDDVVYNTGDTAPFAEMKWVGDLWDVDVMLAPVGNVFTMGIYGALHSTEMVGPELVIPLHYDTFPPLETDLDAFADAFDEAGYDTRVFGAGETAAL from the coding sequence ATGGACCTCACGTACTTCGGGCACTCCACCTTCCAGATCGAGACGGAGGACGTCACGCTGCTCTTCGATCCGTTCTTCGAGGAAAACCCGCACACTGAGACCGATCCGGGGACGCTCGCCCCCGACGTGCTCCTGATTACGCACGCCCACTTCGACCACTTCTCCGACGTTGAGGCGGTGCTAGAGGCCAGCGCCCCCCTCGTCATCAGCAACTTCGAGATTACGCAGTACGTCCAGGAGGAGTACGGCCACGACGCGATTCAGCCGCTGAATGAGGGCGGCAGTGTGGAGTTCGACTGGGGCTACGTCGAGTCCACCCACGCGCGGCACAGCTCGTCCTTCCCGGACGGCTCCTACGGCGGGGTGCCCAACGGCTTCGTCCTGGAGCTGGGGGACGACGTGGTCTACAACACCGGCGACACCGCCCCCTTCGCCGAGATGAAGTGGGTGGGCGACCTGTGGGACGTGGACGTGATGCTGGCCCCGGTCGGCAACGTCTTCACGATGGGCATCTACGGCGCGCTCCACTCCACGGAAATGGTGGGGCCGGAGCTGGTCATTCCCCTCCACTACGACACCTTCCCGCCCCTCGAAACGGACCTCGACGCGTTTGCGGACGCCTTCGACGAGGCCGGATACGACACGCGCGTGTTCGGGGCCGGCGAGACGGCTGCGCTGTAG
- a CDS encoding GlmU family protein — MHLCLFEDDHVAGLRPLVETRAAYDLRLAGRTVLATAADAFEPAALVLHARPLVAEGTRRAHPGAVVNALPDGGDVLFLNGRYVAEGGAARRQLEAAPAQDGPRAFVQDDTLVAAWVPAAAARLPDDLLARPALTAGSFDGLPVTTLDDATLLRRPWDLLDTLRPALARDAEGLVDASSGAPLAERPHATVHESVVAVRDEQIHLGKDTTVKPGALLNAEDGAIVLGPGATVHERAVLRGPCYIGPKTHVKTGANVEGTATGTWCKIGGEVHDALLQGFSNKGHPGFLGHSVLGQWCNLGADTNTSNLKNDYGTVSAYAPDAGRFVDTGRQFAGLFMGDHSKCGINTMFNTGTVVGTNSNLFGGDFPPRYVPPFSWGGASGLTTYRLDKACEVAEHVMGRRDTPFTAADRSLLAGLFDRTRAERADRHG; from the coding sequence ATGCACCTCTGTCTCTTCGAGGACGATCACGTTGCCGGCCTCCGTCCGCTCGTGGAAACGCGGGCCGCGTACGACCTGCGGCTGGCGGGGCGCACCGTGCTGGCGACCGCCGCGGACGCGTTCGAGCCCGCCGCGCTGGTGCTCCATGCCCGCCCGCTGGTCGCCGAGGGGACGCGCCGCGCCCACCCGGGGGCGGTCGTCAACGCGCTGCCGGACGGGGGCGACGTGCTCTTCCTCAACGGGCGATACGTGGCGGAGGGCGGCGCGGCGCGCCGCCAACTGGAGGCGGCGCCGGCCCAGGACGGCCCCCGCGCGTTTGTACAGGACGATACGTTGGTGGCGGCGTGGGTGCCCGCCGCGGCGGCCCGCCTGCCCGACGACCTGCTTGCCCGCCCCGCCCTGACGGCGGGCTCGTTCGACGGGCTGCCGGTCACGACCCTCGACGACGCGACGCTCCTGCGGCGGCCCTGGGACCTGCTCGACACCCTGCGGCCCGCCCTCGCCCGCGACGCGGAGGGGCTCGTCGACGCGTCCTCCGGGGCGCCGCTCGCGGAGCGGCCCCACGCCACGGTGCACGAGAGCGTCGTCGCCGTCCGCGACGAACAGATTCATCTGGGGAAGGACACCACGGTCAAGCCCGGGGCCCTACTCAACGCGGAGGATGGGGCCATCGTCCTCGGCCCGGGCGCGACCGTCCACGAGCGGGCCGTGCTGCGCGGGCCGTGCTACATCGGGCCGAAGACGCACGTCAAAACCGGGGCAAACGTGGAAGGCACCGCCACCGGAACCTGGTGCAAGATCGGGGGAGAGGTGCACGACGCCCTCCTGCAGGGCTTTTCGAACAAGGGGCACCCCGGCTTCCTGGGCCACTCGGTCCTCGGGCAGTGGTGCAACCTGGGGGCGGACACCAACACCTCGAACCTCAAGAACGACTACGGAACGGTGTCCGCCTACGCGCCGGACGCGGGGCGCTTCGTCGACACCGGTCGCCAGTTCGCCGGGCTCTTCATGGGCGACCACTCCAAGTGCGGCATCAACACCATGTTCAACACCGGCACGGTCGTGGGGACGAACAGCAACCTGTTCGGGGGCGACTTTCCGCCGCGCTACGTGCCGCCGTTCTCGTGGGGGGGCGCCTCCGGCCTCACGACGTACCGGCTCGACAAGGCCTGCGAGGTGGCCGAGCACGTGATGGGGCGCCGCGACACGCCCTTCACGGCGGCCGACCGCTCGCTTCTGGCCGGGCTCTTCGATCGGACGCGGGCCGAGCGGGCCGACCGCCACGGCTGA
- the fsa gene encoding fructose-6-phosphate aldolase: MQFFVDTAELDEIREASDMGILDGVTTNPSLVKEQGNVDFHEHVFTICKIVDGDVSAEVTATDFDGMMEEGRRLHQIHENVVVKIPLIKDGIKALRALDEEGIETNCTLCFSPTQATLAAKAGADYISPFIGRIDDISSDGIGLVEDIVQIYDTHDFDTEVLAASIRHPTHVKRAALAGADVATMPFDTLLNLLEHPLTDRGLERFLADWEEYKDARKAEAGLA, from the coding sequence ATGCAATTTTTCGTCGACACGGCCGAGCTGGACGAGATCCGTGAGGCAAGCGACATGGGCATTCTCGACGGCGTGACCACGAACCCCTCGCTCGTCAAGGAGCAGGGCAACGTCGACTTCCACGAGCACGTCTTCACTATCTGCAAGATTGTGGACGGGGATGTCTCCGCCGAAGTGACGGCGACAGACTTCGACGGCATGATGGAGGAGGGCCGTCGGCTGCATCAGATCCACGAGAACGTGGTCGTAAAAATTCCCCTGATTAAGGACGGCATCAAGGCCCTCCGGGCCCTCGACGAGGAGGGCATTGAGACAAACTGCACCCTCTGCTTCTCCCCCACCCAGGCTACCCTCGCCGCCAAGGCCGGGGCCGATTACATCAGCCCCTTCATCGGGCGCATCGACGACATCTCGTCCGACGGCATCGGCCTGGTCGAGGACATTGTGCAGATCTACGACACCCACGACTTCGACACGGAGGTGCTGGCAGCCTCCATCCGCCATCCCACCCACGTGAAGCGCGCGGCCCTGGCCGGGGCCGACGTGGCGACGATGCCGTTCGACACGCTCCTCAATCTGCTGGAGCACCCCCTCACCGATCGGGGGCTGGAGCGCTTTCTGGCGGACTGGGAGGAGTACAAGGACGCCCGCAAGGCCGAGGCCGGACTCGCGTAG
- a CDS encoding DUF2905 family protein: MDASTLGRGLMYLGGGLVVLGGLVVLLGQVLDLGNLPGDLVYRGDGVRVYVPIATMVVLSVVLTLLVNLALRLFR, translated from the coding sequence ATGGACGCCAGCACCCTCGGCCGCGGACTGATGTACCTGGGCGGCGGGCTCGTCGTACTGGGCGGGCTCGTCGTGCTTCTCGGACAGGTTCTCGACCTGGGCAACCTTCCGGGCGACCTGGTTTATCGGGGCGACGGCGTCCGGGTCTACGTGCCGATTGCCACCATGGTGGTGCTGAGCGTCGTGCTCACGCTTCTCGTGAACCTGGCCCTCCGTCTCTTTCGGTAG
- a CDS encoding YfcE family phosphodiesterase, with amino-acid sequence MTTLGIVSDTHGYFHPNLADDLSGVDRILHAGDVGDPAILDGLEAVAPVTAVWGNIDDASLRRRLAEHERFTVAGLDVWMTHIAGRPGRWQDGMGTKLEATPPDVLVCGHSHILQVERVAALGDMLYVNPGAAGKQGFHQTKTCLRLAVADGRATEAAVVHLDPDASPAQAPDP; translated from the coding sequence GTGACCACACTCGGCATTGTCTCGGACACCCACGGCTACTTCCATCCCAACCTGGCGGACGACCTGTCGGGCGTGGACCGCATTCTGCACGCCGGGGACGTGGGCGACCCCGCCATTCTGGATGGGCTGGAGGCGGTGGCCCCGGTCACGGCCGTCTGGGGCAACATCGACGACGCCTCCCTCCGCCGCCGGCTCGCCGAGCACGAACGGTTCACGGTGGCCGGGCTCGACGTGTGGATGACCCACATCGCCGGCCGGCCCGGGCGCTGGCAGGACGGAATGGGCACGAAGCTGGAGGCCACCCCACCCGACGTGCTGGTGTGCGGGCACAGCCACATCCTGCAGGTGGAGCGGGTGGCGGCCCTCGGCGACATGCTCTACGTCAATCCCGGTGCCGCGGGCAAACAAGGCTTCCACCAGACGAAGACGTGCCTCCGGCTGGCCGTGGCGGACGGCCGGGCCACGGAGGCGGCGGTGGTGCACCTCGACCCCGACGCGTCGCCGGCCCAGGCCCCAGACCCATGA
- a CDS encoding LamG-like jellyroll fold domain-containing protein — protein MARVVCLVFLIGTIGAGIGPRLVDAQAKRTLSPGAPGETVINLFETLDPSSSIDGVRLDLPKRWTVRDAHLLRYGTSPVPVRLQSGPEPGVVFLALNSSVQGPHELVVQVKPGDHTGTYQWHLTPFTTPSSAHVPARDSSNRRMRRTDRLTRTVEVNPPSRPRGPNQALALTDAAAPPRLQVPPDRAPSRRRSFTVEFWVRTHSLDRVILSSWTGNEAAPYPLEVVTDSGGRLRFYCGRGGRHQALRSTSPVADGQWHHAAVVHDATASVLRLLLDGMVVDSARARALPAQSGALPLALGGRRRAGPERAPSSSDQRFVGRLDELRIWPSARSASAIRRTQSRPFPPAGDAGPFRLGFEEDAPQSGLDAAEGARRVPARLSFRPPLRRLRARTDGQSVTLRWNAQGVADGTKSGATNAGEFVVERSPDGTSFTPVDRVSPAEAASPSSGAAQAFTYTDDGVSGQVVFYRVRYVPSAPGVERSTSTIKIGLGGEPAPERAVDLVGNFPNPFETSTTVAYQVESPRPVTLTIWNLSGKRIATLADGVHEPGYYEQTLTADGLPSGTYFARLETPEGIQSARMVLLK, from the coding sequence ATGGCCCGCGTCGTCTGTCTTGTTTTCCTGATCGGGACGATCGGGGCCGGGATCGGGCCCCGGCTCGTGGACGCACAGGCGAAGCGTACGCTCTCGCCGGGGGCGCCGGGCGAGACGGTGATCAATCTATTCGAGACCCTCGATCCGAGTTCCTCGATCGACGGCGTTCGGCTGGACCTCCCAAAACGCTGGACGGTCCGGGATGCTCACCTTCTCCGATACGGGACGTCGCCCGTTCCGGTTCGCCTCCAGTCCGGCCCCGAACCGGGCGTCGTATTTCTGGCGCTCAATTCGTCCGTTCAGGGCCCGCACGAGTTGGTGGTGCAAGTGAAGCCGGGCGACCACACGGGCACATACCAGTGGCACCTCACCCCGTTTACGACGCCCTCCTCTGCCCACGTCCCGGCCCGGGACTCCTCGAACCGACGGATGCGCCGCACGGACCGTCTCACGCGGACCGTGGAGGTCAATCCGCCGTCTCGCCCCCGCGGCCCGAATCAGGCCCTCGCCCTGACCGACGCAGCGGCGCCGCCCCGCCTCCAGGTGCCGCCCGACCGGGCCCCGAGCCGGCGCCGCTCGTTTACCGTCGAGTTCTGGGTACGAACCCACAGCCTCGACCGGGTCATCCTCTCCTCGTGGACGGGCAACGAGGCGGCGCCCTACCCGCTTGAGGTTGTGACCGACTCGGGCGGGCGTCTCCGGTTCTATTGCGGGCGGGGCGGGCGCCACCAGGCCCTCCGCAGCACGAGCCCCGTCGCCGACGGCCAGTGGCACCACGCCGCCGTCGTCCACGACGCGACCGCGTCTGTGCTCCGCCTCCTGCTGGACGGGATGGTGGTCGACTCGGCCCGGGCCCGGGCCCTGCCCGCACAGTCGGGCGCCCTGCCCCTTGCCCTCGGGGGGCGCCGGCGGGCCGGCCCCGAACGGGCCCCCTCATCTTCCGACCAGCGCTTCGTCGGGCGGCTCGACGAGCTCCGGATCTGGCCGAGCGCCCGCTCCGCCTCCGCAATCCGCCGAACGCAAAGCCGTCCCTTTCCCCCCGCCGGCGACGCGGGGCCCTTTCGCCTTGGCTTCGAGGAGGACGCGCCGCAATCCGGCCTCGATGCGGCGGAGGGGGCCCGGCGGGTTCCCGCCCGCCTGTCGTTCCGGCCGCCCCTCCGGCGGCTGCGGGCGCGCACCGACGGGCAGTCCGTCACACTTCGGTGGAACGCGCAGGGGGTTGCCGACGGAACAAAAAGCGGGGCAACAAACGCCGGGGAGTTTGTCGTCGAGCGCTCCCCCGACGGCACGTCTTTTACGCCCGTCGACCGCGTCTCCCCGGCCGAGGCCGCGTCCCCCTCTTCCGGGGCGGCACAGGCGTTCACGTACACGGACGATGGGGTCTCGGGGCAGGTCGTCTTCTACCGGGTCCGATACGTGCCGTCCGCCCCGGGCGTGGAACGCAGCACGAGCACGATCAAGATCGGGCTGGGGGGCGAGCCGGCCCCTGAGCGCGCGGTGGACCTCGTCGGCAACTTCCCAAACCCCTTCGAAACGTCCACCACGGTTGCGTACCAGGTCGAGTCGCCTCGGCCCGTCACCCTCACGATCTGGAACCTATCCGGGAAGCGCATCGCCACCCTCGCAGACGGCGTGCACGAGCCCGGCTACTACGAGCAGACACTGACCGCGGACGGGCTGCCCAGCGGAACGTACTTCGCCCGCCTCGAAACGCCCGAGGGCATCCAGTCGGCCCGGATGGTGCTTCTGAAGTAG